The DNA region CATCGCCGTCATCGACGGCTTTTGTTCAAGCGTGGCGCTCATAGTCCATATAACGCGCCGTCGTATCCGCCACTTCCTGACCGAGCAAGCGGCCAACAACATGCAGCGACAGATCGATCCCCGCAGCGATCCCCGCCGATGTGCAGACCTTCCCATTATCCGTGAACCGCACACCCGCTTCGATCACCGCCGTCGGCACCACCGCCCGCAGCTCCTCGAAACACGCGTGATGCGTCGTCGCCCGCAGCCCATCCAGCAGCCCTGCCTTCCCCAGCACCAGCGCACCCGTGCAAACGCTCATCACGATCTCCGCCCCGCGCGCCTGCTTGCGCACCCACTCCATCAGCAACGGACGATTCAACAACGCACGCGCCCCCTTCCCGCCCGGGATGACCAGCACCTGCGCCGCCGGACAATTCTCCAGCAAGAAATCCGGCACGATTTTCAACCCATTGCGCGCCCGGATCGTCGCCCGCTGCTCTGCTACCGTAAACACATGAAACGTTTCATGCGCCCGCAACTCGTCCGTCACCGCGAAAACCTCGAACGGTCCCGCGAAGTCGAGAATCTCAACATCGTCGAAGATCAAAATAGCCACGTGCTTTTTCATAGAGACGACTCTGTCACGAAAAGCTCCGCCCGGTTCGTCGATGTGAACAATGACACGCTCACAACTGCCCTTTCGCCAGCTCGCCCAATATCTTCAGCGCCGCTTCGACTGTCGGCGTCCATGGCAGCCCGCAATTCATGCGCAGGCAGTTCTTGTAACGATCCTTCACCGAAAACAGCGCGCCCGGCGCCGTGTTGATCCGCTGCTTCAGCGCATCGCCGTGCAGCCGCAACGTGTCCACGCGCGACGGCAGCTCCACCCACAACACGAACCCGCCCTGCGGACGGCTCAACCGCGTGCCCGTCGGGAAATACCTCAAGATCGCCTGCGAAAACAAATGCAGCTGGTTCTGGTACGCGCGCCGGATCGACCGCAGATGATGATCGTACCCGCCATCGCGCAGGAAGTCCGACACCGTCTTCTGCAACACCACCGGCGTCCCCAGCGTATTCGTAAACTTGAGTCGCTG from Nibricoccus aquaticus includes:
- a CDS encoding DJ-1/PfpI family protein; translated protein: MKKHVAILIFDDVEILDFAGPFEVFAVTDELRAHETFHVFTVAEQRATIRARNGLKIVPDFLLENCPAAQVLVIPGGKGARALLNRPLLMEWVRKQARGAEIVMSVCTGALVLGKAGLLDGLRATTHHACFEELRAVVPTAVIEAGVRFTDNGKVCTSAGIAAGIDLSLHVVGRLLGQEVADTTARYMDYERHA